The Arachis hypogaea cultivar Tifrunner chromosome 19, arahy.Tifrunner.gnm2.J5K5, whole genome shotgun sequence genome has a window encoding:
- the LOC112775455 gene encoding patatin-like protein 6 gives MDSSNEVEMQEPSIETDKLSYEIFSILESKFLFGYDQQKLWFPKNIPTSIDPKPELLQPPTVATIDAVSSLKNQRGKICILSIDGGGAMRGILAGKALAYLENALKNKSGDANATIADYFDVAAGAGVGGIFTAMLFATKDHKRPIFAAEDTWRLLAEQGRRFYHPNTGTRTCSGRRGFLRRLFGGSSSGSIGSATSGLEKTVKEAFTGENGRSLTLKDTLKPVLVPCYDLSSTAPFLFSRADALETDSYDFRLWEVCRATSAEPGLFEPLQMRSVDGQTSCLAVDGGLAMSNPTGAAITHVLHNKQEFPFVRGVEDLLVLSLGTGQLLEARYDYEEVRKWKPKDWARPVSRISGDGSADLVDQAVAMAFGQGRSTNYVRIQANGSRMGRCGPNVDTDSSPENVKMLIGMAEEMLKQENVESVLFGGKRIGEQSNFEKLDWFAGELVQEHQRRSCRIAPTVAFKQATPKAT, from the exons ATGGATTCAAGTAATGAGGTTGAAATGCAGGAGCCGAGTATTGAAACCGATAAGCTAAGCTACGAAATATTCTCCATTCTGGAGAGCAAGTTTCTATTCGGCTACGACCAACAGAAGCTCTGGTTCCCCAAGAACATACCTACCTCTATTGATCCCAAACCGGAACTTCTTCAACCGCCAACCGTCGCAACCATTGACGCCGTATCTTCCCTCAAGAACCAGCGTGGCAAGATATGCATCCTCTCCATCGACGGCGGCGGAGCCATGCGCGGGATCCTCGCCGGTAAAGCCCTAGCCTACCTTGAAAATGCTCTCAAGAACAAGTCTGGCGACGCCAACGCCACAATCGCCGATTACTTCGATGTCGCCGCCGGTGCCGGCGTCGGAGGCATCTTCACCGCTATGCTATTCGCCACCAAGGACCACAAACGTCCGATTTTCGCCGCCGAAGACACCTGGAGGCTGCTGGCCGAGCAAGGTCGCCGATTCTACCACCCTAACACCGGAACCAGAACATGCTCCGGCCGCCGAGGATTCTTACGAAGGCTGTTCGGCGGTTCCAGCTCCGGTTCAATCGGTTCGGCGACTTCCGGTCTAGAGAAAACCGTTAAGGAAGCGTTTACGGGCGAGAACGGTCGAAGCTTAACATTGAAGGACACGCTGAAGCCGGTTCTTGTTCCGTGCTATGACTTGTCCAGTACGGCGCCGTTTTTGTTCTCACGTGCTGACGCCTTAGAAACCGACAGCTATGACTTTCGGCTCTGGGAGGTGTGCCGGGCCACTTCGGCTGAACCGGGTCTGTTCGAGCCGCTTCAGATGCGGTCCGTTGATGGCCAGACCAGTTGCTTGGCGGTTGACGGCGGTTTGGCCATGAGCAACCCCACCGGCGCCGCCATCACGCACGTGCTCCACAACAAACAGGAGTTCCCCTTCGTCCGCGGCGTGGAGGACCTCCTCGTGCTGTCCCTCGGCACCGGCCAGCTCCTCGAAGCCCGTTATGACTACGAGGAGGTCAGGAAGTGGAAGCCCAAGGATTGGGCCCGGCCTGTGTCCCGAATCTCTGGCGACGGCTCAGCAGACCTAGTCGACCAAGCTGTTGCCATGGCTTTTGGACAAGGCCGGAGCACAAATTATGTTCGCATTCAG GCAAACGGGTCTAGGATGGGGCGATGTGGACCCAATGTGGATACAGATTCAAGTCCTGAGAATGTAAAGATGTTGATTGGGATGGCGGAGGAGATGTTGAAGCAGGAGAATGTAGAGTCAGTGCTGTTTGGCGGGAAGCGGATCGGCGAGCAAAGTAATTTCGAGAAACTTGACTGGTTCGCCGGAGAACTCGTCCAGGAGCATCAGAGGAGGAGCTGCAGAATAGCTCCCACTGTTGCTTTCAAGCAAGCTACCCCAAAAGCGACCTAA
- the LOC112779013 gene encoding disease resistance protein Roq1-like — protein sequence MRVLIDKSLVKIEDDRVMLHDLIQDMGREIVRQESEEPRGRSRIWNFEDAKRVLEQDKGSHKIEIIKLAFPKADEKLNWDGVAFMKMNNLRTIVINKGDFSDSPKHLSNSLKVLKWRGYPSQIFPFDFYPKEIAILWLPDSSISSLISFFQKQKKFINFRVLNFSNCQHLKQIPDLSVAPHLEELSFCWCKNLTEVHKSVGLLNKLRMLDAKGCCKLRSFPDLMLPALQQLRVSSCSSLESFPEILGKMESLTKLELEYTPIKEFPPSIRYITRLERLELWHSKIVLLPSSIFLMKELKCLRIRNCDGLLLHSQEKVEEQISSVVFSNQQHFDFRNCNVSNEFLQRSVPWLVNVKELNLSSNSFTILPACIEGSGGDEEDDLRRNQQQQFEAQAMKRMILAFRVLMGPGTRLGTKFRFATSASRCWLQRGIGGARSSLRLLNWRRKGLQDNYGSRS from the exons ATGCGAGTTTTGATTGATAAGTCTTTGGTGAAGATTGAAGATGATAGAGTGATGTTACATGATTTGATTCAAGATATGGGTAGAGAAATCGTTCGACAAGAGTCTGAAGAGCCTCGAGGGCGTAGCAGGATTTGGAACTTTGAGGATGCAAAACGTGTTTTGGAACAAGACAAG GGTAGCCATAAAATTGAAATTATCAAGCTAGCATTCCCCAAAGCTGATGAAAAACTTAATTGGGATGGTGTAGCATTCATGAAGATGAATAATCTCAGAACAATTGTTATTAATAAAGGTGACTTTTCAGACAGTCCCAAACATCTTTCAAATAGTTTGAAAGTGCTTAAATGGAGAGGATATCCTTCACAAattttcccatttgatttttatcCAAAGGAAATAGCCATATTGTGGTTACCAGATAGTTCCATATCATCACTCATTAGTTTCTTTCAAAAGCAAAAG AAGTTCATAAATTTTAGAGTTTTGAATTTCAGCAATTGCCAGCACCTAAAACAAATACCTGATTTATCTGTTGCCCCACATTTGGAAGAATTGTCTTTCTGTTGGTGTAAGAACTTAACTGAAGTTCATAAATCAGTTGGGTTGCTAAATAAACTTAGAATGTTGGATGCAAAGGGTTGTTGCAAGCTTAGGAGTTTTCCAGACCTTATGTTGCCTGCTCTCCAGCAACTCCGCGTTTCGTCTTGTTCAAGTCTTGAGAGTTTTCCAGAAATATTAGGGAAGATGGAAAGTTTAACAAAACTTGAGTTAGAATACACTCCAATAAAAGAATTCCCACCTTCAATTCGTTATATTACTAGGCTTGAAAGATTAGAATTGTGGCACTCTAAGATTGTTCTGTTGCCAAGTAGCATTTTTCTGATGAAAGAGCTTAAGTGCTTGAGAATTCGAAACTGTGATGGTTTGCTGTTACATTCACAAGAGAAAGTTGAGGAGCAAATAAGCTCAGTTGTGTTTTCCAATCAGCAacactttgatttcagaaactgCAATGTATCAAATGAGTTTCTTCAAAGGAGTGTTCCTTGGTTAGTCAATGTGAAAGAGCTGAATCTATCATCCAACAGTTTCACAATTCTTCCTGCATGCATTGAAGGAT CTGGAGGCGATGAAGAGGATGATCTGAGAAGGAATCAGCAGCAGCAGTTTGAAGCTCAGGCGATGAAGAGGATGATCTTAGCTTTTAGGGTTTTAATGGGACCAGGGACTAGATTgggtacaaaattcagatttgcCACATCAGCTAGCCGTTGCTGGCTCCAGCGTGGCATTGGAGGTGCCAGATCATCCCTCCGTTTGCTGAATTGGCGCCGGAAAGGGTTGCAGGACAACTATGGGTCCCGGAGCTGA